The Leucobacter rhizosphaerae genome includes a region encoding these proteins:
- the dprA gene encoding DNA-processing protein DprA, translating into MEIRADASLRRELEELVPGVRGASSQGLTPAAADALLASIVWSHVVEPGDAVAGTLIAHLGAGTAIDLVASRTTGAQLCAALRGRGHDEVTPRQASAAIARWAPRLNRSVVMDGIARARARGISVVAPGTDHWPASLDDLGAHAPVLLWLRGDAALLCAPALAVVGARASTGYGAHVTAELTGDACGAGVAIVSGAAYGIDAVAHRAALALGTPTIAVLAGGADRSYPSGHRQLLEHIASVGAVCSEMAPGSAPTRWRFLQRNRVIAALARATLVTEAGPRSGSLNTAGHAAELGRALGAVPGPITSAASVGCHRLIREYGASLITDGRDLRELLGIPEDAPLGELLPGGSLPGQSPPGQSPPGESPPGESTSEGSRESAVHRRVVDALPLRGARTSHEVARRAGLALDDTSAALAELELLGRVRRRDSPGDPEELWGLERGQ; encoded by the coding sequence GTGGAGATCCGCGCGGATGCCTCGTTGCGCCGGGAACTGGAGGAGTTGGTGCCCGGTGTGCGGGGCGCCTCGTCTCAGGGCTTGACGCCGGCTGCGGCCGATGCACTGCTCGCCAGCATCGTGTGGTCGCACGTCGTCGAGCCAGGGGATGCGGTGGCCGGCACCCTGATCGCGCACCTCGGTGCTGGGACCGCCATCGATCTGGTCGCTTCTCGAACGACCGGGGCACAGCTGTGCGCTGCGCTGCGTGGGCGAGGTCACGACGAGGTGACGCCGCGCCAGGCTTCCGCGGCCATCGCGCGCTGGGCACCCCGACTGAATCGGTCCGTCGTCATGGACGGGATTGCACGAGCTCGGGCACGAGGGATCAGCGTCGTGGCACCCGGGACCGACCACTGGCCCGCATCCCTGGACGACCTGGGGGCGCACGCGCCAGTGCTCCTCTGGCTTCGGGGAGATGCGGCCCTGCTGTGTGCACCCGCGCTCGCCGTCGTGGGTGCACGCGCGAGCACCGGGTACGGGGCCCACGTCACTGCGGAGCTCACGGGTGACGCGTGCGGAGCCGGGGTCGCGATCGTCTCCGGCGCCGCGTACGGCATCGACGCGGTCGCGCACCGTGCCGCGCTCGCGCTCGGCACCCCCACGATCGCGGTTCTTGCGGGTGGTGCGGACCGGTCGTACCCGAGCGGCCACCGCCAGCTGCTCGAACACATCGCATCGGTCGGCGCGGTCTGCTCGGAGATGGCGCCGGGGTCGGCTCCCACACGATGGCGGTTCCTGCAGCGCAACCGCGTCATCGCGGCGCTCGCTCGGGCGACCCTCGTCACCGAGGCCGGCCCCCGCTCGGGATCGCTGAACACCGCGGGCCACGCCGCCGAGCTCGGCCGGGCGCTCGGCGCCGTTCCCGGTCCGATCACGAGTGCTGCCTCGGTGGGCTGCCACCGACTGATCCGGGAGTACGGCGCGTCGCTCATCACCGACGGGCGCGACCTGCGTGAGCTTCTCGGGATTCCGGAGGATGCGCCACTGGGGGAGTTGCTGCCCGGCGGGTCACTGCCCGGGCAGTCACCGCCCGGGCAGTCACCGCCCGGGGAGTCACCGCCCGGGGAGTCAACGTCCGAGGGGTCGCGCGAGTCCGCGGTGCACCGGCGGGTGGTCGATGCCCTGCCGCTGCGCGGGGCCCGGACCTCGCACGAGGTTGCCCGCCGAGCCGGTCTCGCCCTCGACGACACGAGCGCCGCGCTCGCCGAGCTGGAACTGCTCGGCAGGGTGCGGCGACGCGACTCGCCGGGAGATCCCGAGGAACTGTGGGGGTTGGAGCGAGGACAATGA
- the rpsB gene encoding 30S ribosomal protein S2, translating to MAVVTMRQLLDSGVHFGHQTRRWNPKMKRFIFTERSGIYIIDLQQSLGYIDAAYDFVKSTVARGGNILFVGTKKQAQEAVAEQATRVNQPYVNQRWLGGLLTNFQTVTKRLERMKELEQLDFEGTTSGFTKKELLLKKRELDKLQKSLGGIRHMTKTPSALWIIDTKKEHLAIDEAKKLGIPVIAILDTNCDPDEVTYPIPGNDDAIRSVALLTRVIADAVAEGLMERHQKPEEGAAAAEPLAEWEVELLNADAKPAEDAAAEAAPAAAEAPAAEEAPAAAEAATEAPAEAAAE from the coding sequence ATGGCCGTTGTAACCATGCGCCAGCTGCTCGACAGCGGCGTCCACTTCGGACACCAGACGCGTCGCTGGAACCCGAAGATGAAGCGCTTCATCTTCACCGAGCGCTCGGGCATCTACATCATCGACCTGCAGCAGTCGCTCGGGTACATCGATGCCGCCTACGACTTCGTGAAGAGCACCGTCGCACGCGGCGGCAACATCCTCTTCGTCGGTACGAAGAAGCAGGCGCAGGAGGCCGTCGCCGAGCAGGCGACCCGCGTCAACCAGCCCTACGTGAACCAGCGCTGGCTCGGTGGTCTGCTGACCAACTTCCAGACCGTCACCAAGCGCCTCGAGCGCATGAAGGAGCTCGAGCAGCTCGACTTCGAGGGCACCACGAGCGGCTTCACCAAGAAGGAGCTGCTGCTCAAGAAGCGCGAGCTCGACAAGCTGCAGAAGTCGCTGGGCGGCATCCGTCACATGACCAAGACCCCCTCGGCGCTCTGGATCATCGACACCAAGAAGGAGCACCTCGCGATCGACGAGGCGAAGAAGCTCGGGATCCCCGTGATCGCGATCCTCGACACCAACTGCGATCCCGACGAGGTCACCTACCCGATCCCGGGCAACGACGACGCCATCCGCTCGGTTGCGCTGCTCACCCGCGTGATCGCCGACGCCGTCGCCGAGGGCCTCATGGAGCGCCATCAGAAGCCGGAAGAGGGCGCAGCCGCTGCTGAGCCGCTCGCCGAGTGGGAGGTCGAGCTCCTCAACGCCGATGCCAAGCCCGCCGAGGACGCCGCCGCTGAGGCCGCTCCCGCCGCAGCTGAGGCACCCGCAGCCGAGGAGGCTCCCGCAGCTGCCGAGGCCGCAACCGAGGCTCCCGCCGAGGCGGCTGCCGAGTAG
- a CDS encoding ATP-binding protein: protein MGTNTRYKLAANPCPCGYAGSPDTVAQCRCAAHTRVRYLQRISGPLGDRIDLRLTVRRVPTVLLQGSGARTETSGELRARVTGAREAAAHRLRRTPWRVNAEVPGTWLRSPEMRLPRGDTAVLDRALARGGLTMRGYDRVLRVAWTIADLAGRDRPVRSDLSRALVLRGGDLP from the coding sequence ATAGGCACAAACACCCGATACAAGCTCGCCGCGAACCCGTGCCCGTGCGGCTACGCCGGGTCGCCCGACACCGTGGCGCAGTGCCGCTGCGCCGCTCACACCCGGGTCCGATACCTGCAGCGCATCTCGGGTCCGCTCGGCGATCGGATCGATCTGCGGCTCACGGTGCGACGCGTGCCGACGGTTCTGCTGCAGGGTTCGGGTGCTCGCACCGAGACGAGCGGGGAGCTCCGAGCGAGGGTCACCGGGGCTCGCGAAGCGGCCGCTCATCGGCTGCGTCGCACGCCCTGGCGGGTCAATGCTGAGGTGCCGGGGACCTGGCTGCGCAGCCCGGAGATGCGGCTCCCACGCGGCGATACCGCGGTCCTCGACCGGGCGCTCGCCCGGGGAGGTCTCACGATGCGGGGGTACGACCGGGTACTGCGGGTGGCGTGGACGATCGCCGACCTCGCGGGGCGCGACCGCCCCGTGCGCAGCGATCTCTCTCGTGCACTGGTGCTGCGGGGCGGTGATCTGCCGTGA
- a CDS encoding site-specific integrase: MVRTGLRLTEQASLLVTEIPEASGRGYSRFWLSGAVAKWGSARWVYVPASVLSDVAAYIDIDRQYVIKMAQSRGDYESSGKSVFNRGSGFVTTAIDDGVHVRTRVGNLSPAERLRLMVETDEGLEPAALWLSETGQPVAVSTWKDVFRQANARCMAKGARVHAHAHLLRHTFAVLTLEQLQRGHIAALSNLRPEQRSHYVRVFGDPLDWVRRALGHRSVTTTQVYLHALEELELETRLALIPDEWSDPRVEPFKLGASQ; encoded by the coding sequence ATGGTTCGCACCGGCCTGCGTCTTACCGAGCAAGCATCACTCTTGGTGACAGAGATTCCAGAAGCCTCCGGTCGGGGTTACTCCCGTTTCTGGCTGAGTGGTGCTGTCGCCAAGTGGGGTTCAGCACGATGGGTATACGTCCCCGCGAGCGTTCTGTCAGACGTCGCTGCGTATATAGACATTGATCGTCAGTATGTGATCAAAATGGCTCAATCGCGCGGAGACTATGAGAGTTCGGGCAAATCAGTGTTCAATCGAGGATCCGGGTTTGTTACTACTGCGATTGACGACGGAGTTCACGTCCGCACCCGTGTAGGCAATCTCTCACCTGCCGAACGATTACGCCTCATGGTCGAGACAGATGAGGGTTTAGAGCCTGCGGCATTGTGGCTTTCTGAAACAGGGCAGCCAGTCGCTGTATCGACTTGGAAGGATGTGTTCCGACAGGCCAATGCACGGTGCATGGCAAAGGGCGCGAGAGTTCACGCTCATGCACATCTTTTGAGACACACATTTGCAGTGCTGACATTGGAGCAACTCCAGCGCGGCCATATTGCTGCTCTCTCGAATTTGCGTCCTGAGCAACGTTCTCACTACGTGCGAGTGTTCGGTGACCCGCTCGACTGGGTACGACGCGCACTTGGACATCGCAGTGTTACCACCACCCAGGTTTATCTCCATGCGCTTGAAGAGCTCGAACTCGAAACCCGACTCGCCCTCATCCCGGATGAGTGGAGCGACCCGCGAGTCGAACCCTTCAAGTTGGGTGCTTCCCAATGA
- the tsf gene encoding translation elongation factor Ts, which translates to MAAVTMAAVKELRERLGAGMLDSKNALTEADGDIEKAIEILRLKGLKGVAKRGDREASEGLVAVKQSDGAATMIEFVCETDFVAKNEKFIALADRVLEAVVAAGASNAEEALAAPAEGKTVGEVITDESAIMGERIVLRKVSRVEAPSTAVYLHRTSKDLPPQIGVVVGYEGDDAKAALSIAQHISFADPLYVTRDEVPAADVDKEREIVTEISKNEGKPEAALPKIVEGRLNAFFKQVVLNEQVHALDDEKRDVKKVADAAGITVTSFARSKVGA; encoded by the coding sequence ATGGCTGCAGTAACCATGGCCGCTGTGAAGGAGCTGCGCGAGCGTCTCGGCGCCGGCATGCTCGACAGCAAGAACGCACTGACCGAGGCGGATGGCGACATCGAGAAGGCCATTGAGATCCTGCGTCTCAAGGGACTCAAGGGTGTCGCGAAGCGCGGCGATCGCGAAGCGAGCGAGGGCCTCGTGGCCGTCAAGCAGAGCGACGGCGCCGCCACGATGATCGAGTTCGTCTGCGAGACCGACTTCGTCGCGAAGAACGAGAAGTTCATCGCGCTCGCCGATCGGGTGCTGGAGGCCGTCGTGGCCGCCGGTGCGTCGAACGCCGAGGAGGCCCTCGCCGCTCCCGCCGAGGGCAAGACCGTGGGTGAGGTCATCACCGACGAGTCCGCCATCATGGGCGAGCGGATCGTGCTGCGCAAGGTCTCGCGCGTCGAGGCTCCGAGCACCGCGGTCTACCTGCACCGCACCTCGAAGGATCTGCCGCCGCAGATCGGCGTGGTCGTCGGCTACGAGGGCGACGATGCGAAGGCCGCACTGAGCATCGCTCAGCACATCTCCTTCGCCGATCCGCTCTACGTCACCCGCGACGAGGTCCCCGCGGCCGACGTCGACAAGGAGCGCGAGATCGTCACCGAGATCTCGAAGAACGAGGGCAAGCCCGAGGCCGCCCTGCCGAAGATCGTCGAGGGGCGTCTGAACGCGTTCTTCAAGCAGGTCGTGCTCAACGAGCAGGTGCACGCGCTTGATGACGAGAAGCGCGACGTGAAGAAGGTCGCCGACGCGGCCGGCATCACCGTCACGTCGTTCGCGCGCAGCAAGGTCGGCGCGTAA
- a CDS encoding tyrosine recombinase XerC → MQLRDAIDAFLTAVRLEYGYSEHTVRAYRRDLLGFADYAEEQQARDVRDCDIELMRGWLWTRQQANLAPSTLARNVATLKSLGVWLERTQLVPGNPASRLRAPRAPRTLPRVLADEQITRILDRAAARAATGDPDQLRDHAVLELLYASALRVSELCTLPREGFDRRQRTVRVLGKGGKERVVPLGAPAAAALEAYLATGRPALAARAAEARAAEARARTAIQTEHRTDFLFLGSRGGPLGANAVYRLVARELQQEPGGGPRGPHTLRHTAATHLLNGGADLRVVQEVLGHSSLASTQVYTHVSTERLAESYRQAHPRA, encoded by the coding sequence ATGCAGCTCCGTGACGCCATCGACGCGTTCCTCACGGCGGTCCGGCTCGAGTACGGGTACTCGGAGCACACCGTCCGTGCGTATCGGCGCGATCTGCTCGGCTTCGCGGACTACGCCGAGGAGCAGCAAGCCCGCGACGTGCGCGACTGCGACATCGAACTCATGCGGGGATGGTTGTGGACCCGCCAGCAGGCGAACCTCGCACCCTCCACGCTCGCCCGCAACGTCGCGACGCTCAAGTCCCTGGGCGTCTGGCTCGAGCGCACGCAGCTCGTGCCCGGCAACCCGGCGTCACGGCTCCGAGCGCCACGTGCTCCCCGAACACTGCCGCGAGTGCTCGCCGATGAGCAGATCACCCGAATCCTCGACCGCGCCGCGGCTCGAGCGGCCACCGGCGACCCGGATCAGCTTCGGGACCACGCCGTGCTCGAGCTACTGTATGCCTCCGCGCTGCGCGTCTCCGAGCTGTGCACCCTGCCGCGCGAGGGATTCGACCGGCGGCAGCGCACCGTGAGGGTCCTCGGCAAGGGCGGCAAGGAGCGAGTCGTGCCGCTGGGAGCGCCGGCCGCCGCAGCACTCGAGGCCTATCTCGCCACGGGGAGACCGGCGCTCGCCGCACGTGCTGCGGAAGCCCGCGCCGCGGAAGCCCGAGCCCGCACGGCTATCCAGACCGAACACCGCACGGATTTTCTGTTCCTCGGGAGTCGTGGGGGACCGCTCGGCGCCAATGCCGTCTATCGGCTCGTCGCGCGGGAGCTGCAGCAGGAGCCCGGGGGCGGCCCGCGCGGTCCGCACACGCTGCGGCACACGGCGGCGACGCATCTGCTGAACGGTGGCGCGGACCTGCGGGTGGTGCAGGAAGTGCTCGGTCACTCGAGTCTCGCGAGCACCCAGGTCTACACACACGTCTCGACCGAGCGTCTTGCCGAGAGCTACCGGCAGGCGCACCCGCGCGCGTAG
- a CDS encoding phosphatidate cytidylyltransferase: protein MAGADRRDELRAHLESTRAQLEATNAKIEARAGRNLVFAIGSGLLFGGVFLVSLLLVKQIFALLVAILVAIALVELASAFSVAGRRVPRIGVVLGGLLVVVGAYFWGAEGMLLGLFAGSILLTVWRLIEGLVPRWETPPRTLIRDVFSGLFTLVYVAFLASFTVLLVAAENGQWWVFALVLIVVSVDVGAYAAGVTLGKHKMTPRISPNKTWEGFAGAAIVAMAVGVAVTVLALDQPWWVGIILGIVVLFTATGGDLTESLIKRNLGVKDMSSWIPGHGGFLDRLDSLLPSAVGVYGVALVLGAVS, encoded by the coding sequence ATGGCGGGTGCCGACCGGCGAGACGAGCTCAGGGCGCACCTGGAATCCACGCGCGCGCAGCTGGAAGCGACCAACGCCAAAATCGAAGCGCGTGCGGGGCGCAACCTCGTCTTCGCGATCGGTTCGGGGCTCCTCTTCGGAGGCGTGTTCCTCGTAAGCCTGCTGCTCGTGAAGCAGATCTTCGCCCTGCTCGTCGCGATCCTAGTGGCCATCGCCCTCGTAGAACTCGCGTCGGCATTCAGCGTCGCGGGCCGTCGGGTGCCTCGAATCGGCGTGGTCCTCGGAGGACTCCTGGTGGTCGTCGGCGCCTACTTCTGGGGAGCGGAGGGCATGCTCCTCGGGCTCTTCGCGGGCTCCATTCTCCTGACGGTCTGGCGCCTCATCGAGGGCCTCGTGCCGCGATGGGAGACCCCGCCGCGCACCCTCATCCGTGACGTCTTCTCCGGTCTCTTCACGCTCGTCTACGTCGCGTTCCTCGCCAGCTTCACCGTGCTGCTCGTGGCGGCCGAGAACGGCCAGTGGTGGGTCTTCGCCCTCGTCCTCATCGTCGTGTCGGTCGACGTGGGTGCCTACGCCGCCGGAGTGACCCTCGGCAAGCACAAGATGACGCCTCGGATCAGCCCGAACAAGACCTGGGAGGGGTTCGCCGGAGCCGCGATCGTCGCCATGGCGGTTGGGGTCGCCGTGACCGTGCTCGCACTCGACCAGCCCTGGTGGGTCGGGATCATCCTCGGCATCGTGGTGCTCTTCACCGCCACGGGGGGAGACCTCACCGAGTCCCTCATCAAACGCAACTTGGGAGTGAAAGACATGAGCAGCTGGATCCCGGGCCACGGAGGGTTCCTCGACCGTCTCGATTCACTGCTGCCCTCCGCCGTCGGCGTCTACGGTGTCGCCCTGGTACTGGGGGCCGTGTCGTGA
- a CDS encoding SAVED domain-containing protein — protein sequence MGNPAEHESAATTFDTEIKRTNVPAAVRERIWGRSAARCVLCSKWLVDETEFWHAIPTGQIAHNIAAENGPKAPRGDSKLSSKQRAEEANLLLLCGDCHRKIDSSALKDKFTVQFLTDKKNEHESWVRDVTNFARLRPAIVIRMTGTIRGTRSPATKEQIGEALREAGLTGMHADSRTGLFDITTYDDESDSWTWAAARKQIDMQVQKAHEAIAAGDASVLAVFALAPIPMLIHLGAELDDKTETVLFRRDRSDAPDAWTWTAPVRAPYTFQVEASCADAEATDVVAFVDVTASVDVARVPAQLAGAPSVRLLVTEGASSEAIASRVDLVSFAAAWRELLSTVERQWPRVERLHILAAVPGTAAVTMGRHRMRGAHPTFVLYQHHGKGIDEAVMEVAG from the coding sequence ATGGGAAATCCTGCTGAGCACGAGAGCGCTGCGACGACCTTTGACACAGAGATCAAGCGAACCAACGTGCCCGCTGCGGTGCGCGAACGCATTTGGGGTCGCTCGGCGGCTCGATGTGTTCTGTGTTCAAAATGGCTCGTCGATGAGACAGAGTTTTGGCACGCCATTCCAACTGGGCAGATCGCGCATAACATCGCGGCGGAGAACGGGCCAAAGGCGCCGAGGGGCGATTCGAAGCTGAGCTCGAAACAGCGAGCAGAAGAAGCAAACCTTCTTCTGCTCTGTGGCGATTGTCATCGAAAGATTGATTCGTCAGCGCTCAAGGATAAGTTCACGGTCCAGTTCTTAACGGATAAGAAGAACGAGCACGAAAGCTGGGTCCGTGACGTTACTAACTTTGCGCGCTTGCGTCCGGCCATTGTCATCCGTATGACGGGTACGATTCGAGGGACTCGGAGTCCTGCGACTAAAGAACAGATTGGTGAGGCTCTCCGTGAAGCAGGGCTCACGGGGATGCACGCAGACTCCCGCACAGGTTTGTTCGATATCACCACGTACGATGACGAGTCCGACTCATGGACCTGGGCGGCCGCGCGTAAGCAGATCGATATGCAGGTCCAGAAGGCACACGAAGCTATCGCTGCGGGCGACGCGAGTGTGCTGGCGGTCTTTGCGCTGGCGCCGATTCCGATGCTGATCCATCTGGGAGCGGAGCTTGACGACAAGACCGAGACCGTGTTGTTCCGGCGAGATAGGAGCGATGCACCAGACGCATGGACTTGGACGGCACCAGTCCGAGCGCCTTACACGTTCCAAGTCGAGGCATCGTGCGCTGATGCCGAGGCGACAGACGTTGTTGCGTTCGTGGACGTGACCGCATCGGTGGACGTAGCACGCGTGCCGGCACAGCTTGCTGGAGCACCCTCCGTGCGCCTCTTGGTTACTGAGGGTGCATCGTCTGAAGCAATCGCGTCCAGGGTGGATCTAGTATCGTTCGCGGCAGCATGGAGGGAACTCCTCTCGACTGTGGAGCGTCAATGGCCCCGAGTGGAACGCCTGCACATCTTGGCAGCGGTACCGGGTACTGCCGCTGTCACGATGGGGCGCCACCGTATGCGAGGCGCGCACCCCACATTTGTTTTGTATCAGCACCACGGCAAGGGAATCGACGAAGCAGTGATGGAGGTTGCGGGATGA
- the frr gene encoding ribosome recycling factor yields the protein MIDDIFADVKDRMTKAVESAKESFATVRTGRANPSLLQGVQVDYYGTPTPLPQLASVQNQDARSLLVTPYDKGAMKDIEQAIRDMPNLGANPSNDGNVIRLSLPELTQERRKDFVKIVKAKAEDARVAVRNVRRHGKDEFDALKSEVGEDELARAEKELETLTKQFIDQIDEALKRKEAELLEV from the coding sequence GTGATTGACGACATCTTCGCAGACGTGAAAGACCGCATGACCAAGGCGGTCGAGTCGGCCAAGGAGAGTTTCGCCACGGTGCGAACGGGACGCGCGAACCCCTCGCTGCTGCAGGGGGTGCAGGTCGACTACTACGGCACGCCGACCCCGCTGCCGCAGCTCGCCTCGGTGCAGAACCAGGATGCGCGCAGCCTCCTCGTCACCCCCTACGACAAGGGTGCGATGAAAGACATCGAGCAGGCCATCCGCGACATGCCGAACCTCGGGGCCAACCCGTCGAACGACGGCAACGTGATCCGCCTCTCCCTGCCGGAGCTGACCCAGGAGCGCCGCAAGGACTTCGTCAAGATCGTGAAGGCGAAGGCTGAAGACGCCCGCGTCGCTGTGCGCAACGTGCGCCGTCACGGCAAGGACGAGTTCGACGCGCTGAAGAGCGAGGTCGGAGAGGACGAGCTCGCTCGCGCCGAGAAGGAGCTCGAGACGCTCACCAAGCAGTTCATCGATCAGATCGATGAGGCCTTGAAGCGCAAAGAAGCCGAGTTGCTGGAGGTCTAG
- a CDS encoding peptidoglycan DD-metalloendopeptidase family protein: protein MHRYFGIPRRALGVRGILAGLTILAVLLPFTHPTTGGDGAGRWIPPLHAPFRVTGPYRPPPHPYGSGHRGIDLPTTTGAVVVAPAAGTVTFAGAVAGRELISIRVDAHTVVSIEPVSSGLAAGDAVPAAAPLGTVGTGGHCIGAAGSVECIHLGVRVDGDYVNPLRYFLGRPRLVPW from the coding sequence ATGCACCGCTACTTCGGGATCCCGCGTCGGGCACTCGGCGTGCGCGGAATCCTCGCGGGGCTGACGATCCTCGCGGTACTTCTTCCGTTCACCCACCCCACCACCGGCGGGGACGGGGCGGGACGCTGGATCCCGCCGCTGCACGCACCATTCCGGGTGACCGGACCGTACCGACCTCCGCCGCACCCCTACGGGTCGGGTCATCGCGGCATCGACCTGCCGACGACCACCGGTGCGGTCGTGGTCGCCCCTGCCGCAGGGACCGTCACGTTCGCGGGAGCCGTCGCGGGGCGGGAGTTGATCTCGATTCGGGTGGACGCGCACACGGTCGTGTCGATCGAACCGGTGTCGAGCGGGTTGGCCGCGGGTGACGCCGTGCCGGCCGCGGCGCCCCTCGGCACGGTGGGCACGGGGGGCCACTGCATCGGAGCTGCGGGATCGGTCGAGTGCATCCATCTCGGGGTGCGCGTCGACGGCGACTACGTCAACCCGCTCCGCTACTTCCTCGGTCGGCCGCGTCTGGTGCCGTGGTGA
- the pyrH gene encoding UMP kinase, producing the protein MSETVARKRRVLLKLSGEAFGGGTLGVNPDVVSQIAREIAAAMESAEVAVVVGGGNFFRGAELSQRGMDRSRADYMGMLGTVMNALALQDFLEQAGVSSRVQSAITMTQVAETYIPLRAVRHLEKGRVVIFGAGAGLPYFSTDTVAAQRALEIRADEVLVAKNGVDGVYTADPNQDPDATLISEISYNDALVRGLKVVDSTAFSLCMDNGMPMRVFGMEPAGNVTEALRGAKLGTLVHR; encoded by the coding sequence ATGTCCGAAACCGTCGCACGCAAGCGCCGCGTCCTGCTTAAGCTCTCGGGAGAGGCCTTCGGCGGCGGCACCCTCGGGGTGAATCCGGACGTGGTCAGCCAGATCGCGCGTGAGATCGCCGCGGCGATGGAGAGCGCGGAAGTCGCCGTGGTCGTGGGCGGCGGCAACTTCTTCCGCGGTGCCGAGCTCTCGCAGCGCGGCATGGATCGCTCCCGCGCCGACTACATGGGCATGCTGGGCACGGTGATGAACGCGCTGGCGCTCCAGGACTTCCTGGAACAGGCCGGGGTCTCGAGCCGCGTCCAGTCCGCGATCACCATGACCCAGGTGGCGGAGACCTACATCCCGCTCCGCGCGGTCCGGCACCTCGAGAAGGGGCGCGTCGTCATCTTCGGCGCGGGCGCCGGGCTGCCGTACTTCTCGACCGACACCGTCGCGGCGCAGCGTGCGCTCGAGATCCGCGCCGATGAGGTGCTCGTCGCCAAGAACGGCGTCGACGGCGTCTACACGGCCGATCCGAACCAGGATCCCGACGCCACGCTCATCAGCGAGATCAGTTACAACGACGCGCTGGTCCGCGGCCTCAAGGTGGTCGACTCGACCGCCTTCAGCCTCTGCATGGACAACGGCATGCCAATGCGCGTGTTCGGTATGGAACCCGCCGGAAATGTCACCGAGGCCCTCCGCGGGGCAAAGCTCGGCACCCTCGTTCACCGCTAA
- a CDS encoding SMODS domain-containing nucleotidyltransferase yields the protein MTARVREFNAFLRDYVNLNQTRVNTLQSRVSTLDKFLGDDSTLSGMVTDDVIPQGSFAHKTIIRPYTGNDFDADVLLPIDEEPGWEPKKYTIELQKALEASKNYEGKTTLGKRCVTIEYADNFHIDVVPFVTRQDDSTYITHRIDNDWIRQDPVALTAWIEESSRVTNGHLIRAIRLVKYLRDRSSLNVASVVLTAMLTERVHSFAGVDKYQNVATTLVSLVEDLNDYLGPMSSAPWVDDRIGQNLADRLSHTGFLNLQSQVKTWARKMRAALDAPSDESVDKWQEVFGDKFGGSTKAELMLSASAETTETTETTETYEKREAPGEQFLERDHHIPVRIQPSARFRLVGRMSATRRATGRYRPMNATGNHVPIGRSLSFTVEDCTVPAPYDVYWKVRNAGIEAVELCNLRGEIFKGGEKITERSSFAGNHWVQAWIVKDGVAVATDTQDVTITLG from the coding sequence ATGACCGCCCGAGTTAGAGAGTTCAACGCGTTCTTGCGCGACTACGTCAACCTGAACCAGACCAGAGTAAACACGCTCCAGTCGCGTGTTTCCACTCTCGATAAGTTCCTGGGCGACGATTCGACACTGAGTGGCATGGTCACCGACGACGTGATCCCGCAGGGTTCTTTCGCGCACAAAACCATCATCCGTCCGTACACCGGCAATGACTTTGACGCCGATGTCCTGCTTCCCATAGATGAGGAGCCGGGTTGGGAACCGAAAAAATACACCATCGAGCTCCAGAAAGCGCTTGAAGCATCCAAGAACTACGAGGGGAAGACGACGCTTGGTAAGCGCTGCGTCACCATCGAGTATGCGGATAATTTCCACATCGACGTTGTCCCGTTCGTCACGCGTCAGGACGACAGCACATACATTACGCACCGCATCGACAACGATTGGATTCGTCAGGATCCTGTTGCGCTCACCGCATGGATCGAGGAGTCGTCCCGGGTAACCAACGGTCACCTGATCCGTGCAATCCGGCTGGTTAAGTATCTTCGAGACAGAAGCTCTTTGAACGTTGCATCGGTGGTTCTTACTGCGATGCTTACGGAAAGGGTTCATAGCTTCGCCGGTGTCGACAAGTACCAAAATGTCGCCACAACTCTGGTGTCGTTGGTCGAGGACCTCAACGACTACCTGGGACCGATGTCGTCGGCCCCGTGGGTCGACGACCGTATCGGCCAGAACCTCGCAGACAGGCTCTCACATACTGGCTTCCTCAACCTGCAGAGCCAAGTCAAGACGTGGGCGCGGAAGATGCGGGCTGCTTTGGATGCCCCCAGCGACGAAAGCGTCGACAAATGGCAGGAGGTGTTCGGTGATAAGTTCGGCGGCTCCACGAAGGCGGAGCTTATGCTGTCAGCATCGGCCGAGACCACCGAGACCACCGAGACCACCGAGACTTACGAGAAGCGAGAAGCTCCAGGTGAGCAGTTCCTCGAGCGCGACCATCACATCCCCGTGCGCATCCAGCCGAGTGCGCGTTTCCGTCTCGTTGGACGCATGTCGGCGACGCGACGGGCAACTGGCAGATACCGGCCGATGAACGCGACAGGGAACCACGTCCCCATCGGTCGCAGCCTTAGCTTCACGGTCGAGGATTGCACCGTACCCGCCCCGTATGACGTCTATTGGAAGGTCCGCAACGCGGGAATCGAAGCTGTTGAGCTTTGCAACCTACGTGGCGAAATTTTCAAGGGCGGCGAAAAGATCACCGAACGCAGCTCTTTCGCCGGCAACCACTGGGTGCAGGCCTGGATTGTCAAAGATGGCGTCGCCGTTGCAACCGATACACAGGACGTCACAATCACATTGGGTTGA